In Dyadobacter subterraneus, a single genomic region encodes these proteins:
- a CDS encoding GNAT family N-acetyltransferase produces the protein MDITKITLVKITSSDLEELQKLGKQTFLETFAPVNTEENIQDYLQTGFTDEKLLKEITNPGSHFYFAKLNDKSIGYLKLNFGNAQTELQDSDAMEIERIYVLQEFHGQKAGQFLFSEALKIAHEHHLKYIWLGVWEKNEKAIKFYEKNGFIPFDKHSFVLGTDIQTDVMMKLPLNK, from the coding sequence ATGGACATTACAAAAATTACTTTGGTCAAGATCACTTCTTCTGATCTTGAAGAATTACAAAAACTGGGTAAACAAACTTTTCTTGAAACTTTTGCACCGGTCAACACAGAAGAAAATATTCAGGATTATCTCCAAACCGGTTTCACGGATGAGAAACTTCTTAAAGAAATTACAAATCCCGGTTCGCATTTTTACTTCGCCAAACTGAACGATAAATCAATCGGTTATCTCAAACTAAATTTCGGAAATGCACAAACCGAATTGCAGGACAGCGATGCAATGGAAATAGAAAGAATTTACGTTTTACAGGAATTTCATGGTCAAAAAGCCGGACAATTTCTTTTCAGCGAAGCATTGAAAATTGCCCATGAACACCATCTTAAATACATATGGCTTGGCGTTTGGGAGAAAAATGAGAAGGCTATAAAATTTTATGAAAAGAACGGTTTTATTCCATTTGACAAACACAGCTTTGTACTCGGCACCGACATTCAAACGGATGTCATGATGAAACTGCCTCTCAATAAATAA
- a CDS encoding HepT-like ribonuclease domain-containing protein, producing MSKRQPALLIEDIIESGNKILDYTKELSFEDFVNDSKTVDAVIRNFEIIGEAANRLPEDFKDQHASIDWHRIRGFRNRIVHDYFGIDYSIVWEVKSFFLPNLIFQLQQIAI from the coding sequence ATGTCTAAAAGACAGCCAGCTCTTCTCATTGAAGATATTATTGAAAGTGGAAACAAGATTCTTGATTACACAAAAGAATTATCCTTTGAAGACTTTGTCAATGATAGTAAGACTGTTGATGCAGTAATAAGAAATTTTGAAATAATAGGAGAAGCCGCGAACAGGTTACCCGAAGATTTTAAAGATCAGCATGCCTCCATTGATTGGCACAGAATACGAGGTTTTAGAAATAGAATTGTACATGACTACTTTGGAATTGACTACTCCATAGTTTGGGAAGTAAAGAGTTTTTTTCTCCCGAATCTAATATTTCAGTTACAACAAATAGCGATCTAA
- a CDS encoding PIN domain-containing protein, with protein MKIKESVFCDTSFFIRLLDKTDPLHANARGYFRYFTENGYPLMISTIAIAEYCVRGKITDLPLRNLQILPFNLDHALRTSEFARVIFENKSALDLKQRKIIPNDTKLFAQADTEKSVLHYLSSDTESSKIYNLLRKESDPKFEFINLNTPYHQQFGILDL; from the coding sequence ATGAAGATTAAAGAAAGCGTATTTTGTGATACCAGTTTTTTTATTCGTCTTTTGGATAAAACAGATCCGTTGCATGCGAATGCCAGGGGTTACTTCAGGTATTTCACAGAAAACGGATATCCGCTGATGATAAGTACAATTGCAATTGCTGAGTACTGTGTCCGTGGAAAAATTACTGATCTTCCGCTAAGAAACTTGCAAATTTTACCCTTCAATCTGGATCACGCACTAAGAACAAGTGAATTTGCACGAGTAATTTTCGAAAATAAAAGTGCTCTGGATTTAAAACAACGGAAAATCATTCCAAATGATACAAAGCTTTTCGCACAAGCCGATACAGAAAAAAGTGTACTCCATTATCTTTCATCGGATACCGAAAGCTCCAAAATCTATAATCTTCTTAGAAAAGAATCAGATCCCAAATTCGAATTCATTAATTTAAATACGCCTTATCATCAACAATTTGGTATACTTGATCTATAA
- a CDS encoding SRPBCC family protein, producing MGESVTWEAIHFAVRQRLTSKITAFNRPFHFRDEQMKGAFKYFIHDHYFEQKNDIVIMEDIFEFQSPFGLIGKLVDQIILTNYLTKFLILRNNMIKDFAETDKWKSVLKN from the coding sequence ATGGGAGAATCAGTAACCTGGGAAGCTATTCATTTTGCTGTCAGACAACGGTTAACTTCAAAAATCACAGCATTTAACCGTCCATTTCATTTCAGAGACGAGCAAATGAAGGGTGCTTTCAAGTATTTTATTCATGACCACTATTTTGAACAAAAAAATGACATAGTGATCATGGAGGATATTTTTGAGTTTCAATCTCCATTCGGATTGATCGGAAAATTGGTTGATCAGATTATCCTTACAAATTATCTAACCAAATTCCTGATTTTAAGAAATAATATGATAAAGGATTTTGCCGAAACGGATAAGTGGAAATCGGTTTTGAAAAATTAG
- a CDS encoding nucleotidyltransferase family protein, with the protein MKELTHIKQILSKLKPELAGKFHVSSIGLFGSIVRNDFNSSSDIDIIVDFSEPIGIEFVDLADFIEKELNKPVDLVSKKGIKPKYFNAIESEIIYV; encoded by the coding sequence ATGAAGGAACTTACACACATAAAACAAATCCTCAGCAAACTCAAACCTGAGTTAGCTGGAAAATTTCATGTAAGTTCAATTGGCCTTTTTGGATCCATTGTCAGAAATGATTTTAATTCTTCAAGTGACATTGACATTATCGTTGATTTTAGTGAACCAATTGGCATTGAATTCGTCGATCTCGCTGATTTTATTGAAAAAGAACTTAACAAACCAGTTGATTTAGTTTCCAAAAAGGGAATCAAGCCAAAATATTTCAATGCCATAGAATCTGAGATCATATATGTCTAA
- a CDS encoding DegT/DnrJ/EryC1/StrS family aminotransferase, whose protein sequence is MSQLLAIDGGEKSVKRNFPWPIFDEKEVQAVSEVIASGKWGNPDCGDEVEKFEKEFAAFCGSKYAVSCVNGSVSLRLALIACGVKPGDEVIVSPYTFIATASTVIECNCVPVFVDIHPDTYNLDHTKIEAAITARTKAIIPVHFGGLSCDMDAILDIAKRHNLRVIEDAAHGHGAEYKGKKLGSIGDVGSFSFQSSKNLTAGEGGIVVTNDDELYAMMNSLRNVGRTEGGQWYDHYNPGCNYRITQMQAVLLSQQLKRLQSQTEKRNQNGLYLTELFENIEGILPLVRSEEITMHCYHIYIFKYDASKFGNIPKDKFVEILAAEGVPCFKGYPHPLYKQPLFQNKNFMCYAIPGTVDYSKVICPVAEAACNTDAVWILQNGMLGERKDMDRFVDAVLKIQKAFSI, encoded by the coding sequence ATGAGCCAATTATTAGCAATTGATGGGGGAGAGAAATCTGTAAAACGTAACTTTCCGTGGCCAATTTTTGATGAAAAAGAAGTACAGGCCGTATCAGAAGTTATAGCCAGCGGAAAGTGGGGAAATCCGGATTGTGGTGATGAAGTTGAAAAGTTTGAAAAAGAATTTGCGGCTTTCTGCGGAAGTAAATATGCGGTGAGTTGTGTGAATGGTTCTGTTTCGCTTCGGTTGGCTTTGATTGCCTGCGGTGTAAAACCGGGAGATGAAGTGATCGTATCACCCTATACGTTTATTGCCACCGCATCTACGGTTATTGAATGTAATTGTGTTCCGGTTTTTGTTGATATCCATCCTGACACTTACAATCTTGATCACACTAAAATTGAAGCTGCCATTACTGCACGTACCAAAGCAATAATTCCTGTTCATTTTGGTGGACTTTCCTGCGATATGGACGCTATTCTGGATATTGCTAAGCGACATAATTTACGAGTGATCGAAGACGCAGCCCATGGCCATGGTGCAGAATATAAAGGGAAAAAATTAGGTTCGATAGGTGATGTTGGCAGTTTCAGTTTTCAATCATCCAAAAATCTCACGGCCGGCGAAGGAGGAATTGTAGTTACTAATGATGATGAATTGTACGCGATGATGAATTCTCTGCGAAATGTCGGGCGTACTGAAGGCGGGCAATGGTATGATCATTATAATCCTGGCTGCAATTACCGGATTACCCAAATGCAGGCCGTTTTGCTTTCCCAGCAATTAAAAAGACTACAAAGCCAGACAGAAAAAAGGAATCAGAACGGGCTTTATCTTACTGAACTTTTTGAAAACATTGAGGGGATATTGCCCTTGGTGAGAAGTGAAGAAATCACGATGCATTGTTATCATATTTATATTTTCAAATATGATGCGTCTAAATTTGGCAACATACCGAAAGATAAATTTGTAGAAATACTGGCGGCGGAAGGCGTTCCGTGTTTCAAAGGATATCCACATCCGCTATACAAACAGCCGCTTTTTCAAAACAAAAATTTCATGTGTTATGCCATTCCTGGGACAGTGGATTACAGCAAGGTAATTTGTCCGGTTGCTGAGGCGGCCTGCAATACGGACGCTGTGTGGATTTTACAAAACGGAATGTTAGGTGAGCGAAAAGATATGGATAGGTTTGTGGATGCGGTTTTGAAGATTCAGAAGGCCTTCTCTATATGA
- a CDS encoding alpha-2-macroglobulin family protein: protein MKLSTSPVLFSFIVILCFFSKTIRSQNLVKTYEVQWKNVANYTDKGLSQSALAEVKKIYQLAKKENQEAQIIKAVVYMIDLQSENRENAEIISIQELEKEINSNKEPAKSILTSLLAKKYYQYYQQIRWQLYNRTATQEFKKEDIATWTTEDFHQKISSLYLRSISQEKLLKQTALEGYNAIITKGNVRKLRPTLYDLLAQEALAYFSTDERNIKKPTYSFEINSASAYDPAADFIHRKFETKDTTSLEFYTLKLYQKLIAFHINDKTADALIDIDLQRLQYVKQKSVHPDSDELYFMSVRHLADQYQNTPAAAQAWYLTALWHYENGVGYQANQDTTNRLEKVKAIEICNKIIKQNSKTEGGVNALNLMQTIQRKSLQYTTENVNIPEKPFRMLVEYQNINRLYLRIIRSTEEMKIKISFGLSPENLHLFTTATSIRSWEQNLPDTKDYQEHSLEIKVDALPVGEYFILVADNPIFQNPKTLIGLRQLYISNITYAQNGDDLFLLNRDTGQPLSQAKVRIWQTRNDRNGLGYLKLKSDLFVADYNGYLKRKKLNDTQNPITELLEITHENDKLFMQKEAHTYYRYSEEETPMTRKTYLFTDRSIYRPGQMVYYKGIVTNSNASTSQPDIDTDIPVILKNTNWEEVEKTIVRVNDFGGFSGKFQLPTNTLNGAFSLYVDENSSVTIYVEDYKRPKFAIAFDSLKTTYKLNDSIRINGAAIAYAGNTIDAAKVSYRVVRNTSHLYNSYDKHMTLPSFPVDITHGEITTAQSGKFSIAFQATPDLKISKNIEPIFHFTIHANVTDSNGETRSEEITVSVGYKSIILKTDISDKIQTDTLKNFAIRTENMNGVFTESDVKIKMIRLMPENRLIRERLWKRPDLFVMSKAEFISLFPNDEYDNESDFENWPEQQVVFEKTKRLSPDKGFNVSETKFDAGFYKLEITAIHLGEEIKDIKFVEIIDPKSGKTNRPEYLTIKESNPIQPGEKTTFEIGSSANQVFVIKSSSWKEKGSYPYSFFSINNEKRIFEFSVTEADRRSYSVDYLFVKHNRIYAHDEVVKVPWLNKDLQIEYLTFRDKTLPGSKEKWKIKITGYKKEKVAAEMLASMYDTSLDQFHPNQWIKPDLWREILDNDAWNSFDNFSDGAAITNLSDYLIPSMSLNKIYDEFFWQNFGRIVFKGNKGKTINRNTLAEKVPGVNLESSLAVVQLADEQHAKMESPVIPDKPAIKKEITNNIRKNFSETAFFFPDLLTNEKGEIEFSFTMPEALTRWKFQALAHTKELALGYSSKEIITQKDLMVQPNAPRFLREGDKISFSSKVVNLADKELSGTVTFQLFDTETNQSVDEIFKNTSFSQSFILKGKESKTIQFPIEVPENFSKTLTWRIIAKSGSYSDGEENFLPVLSNRILVTETLPLSTKGNGSKNFKFEKLINSGNSKTLSNLSLSAEFTTNPAWYAVQALPYLAKSRFDCAEQIWNRYYANALAANIVQMSPRISKIFETWRTLDTTALHGNLQKNQELKSIFLEETPWVLAAKTENQQKKNIALLFDLNKISNDLQSNFAKLEQMQNPNGAFSWFKGGPDDRYMTQYILSGIGHLRKISGKGKSMDVKMETLMRKGIQFLDQKIKEDYDFLVKEKTDLNKLSAGPNAIQYLYMRSFFPEIEIPKTSQKAWNYFHDRAKLNWLSQSKYLQGLTALALFKTGEKEIAKAILKSLKETAITNEEMGMYWKSNQQGWWWYEAPVERQALLIEAFQEINQDSKTVNDLKTWLLKNKQTNNWESTKATAEACYALLLQGTDILNQESVITLNLGELSLKSTDQKQEAGTGYFKTIVDGTKIKPEMGNVKIEVNTNSSSNLPAWGAVYWQYFENADKVTSAETSLKLAKQLFIERNSDKGPVLSLVKEGDKLHVGDKINVRIELRADRDMEYVHMKDLRAAAFEPVNVLSGYKWKGGLGYYESTRDASTDFFFDHLRQGTYVFEYPLFVTHDGNFANGITNIECMYAPEFSGHSDGVRVEVGR from the coding sequence ATGAAATTATCAACCTCTCCTGTCCTATTCAGTTTTATCGTTATTTTATGTTTTTTCAGCAAAACTATCAGAAGTCAAAATCTGGTTAAAACGTACGAAGTTCAGTGGAAAAATGTGGCTAATTACACTGATAAAGGTTTGTCTCAATCTGCTTTGGCAGAAGTGAAAAAGATATATCAACTTGCTAAAAAGGAAAATCAGGAAGCACAGATTATAAAGGCTGTCGTTTACATGATTGATCTGCAAAGTGAAAACAGGGAGAATGCGGAGATTATTTCAATTCAGGAGCTTGAAAAAGAAATCAATTCAAATAAGGAACCGGCAAAATCAATACTAACGAGTTTACTGGCAAAAAAATATTATCAATACTATCAGCAAATCCGCTGGCAGCTTTACAACCGAACGGCTACACAGGAATTCAAAAAAGAAGATATTGCTACCTGGACAACCGAGGATTTTCACCAAAAAATCTCATCGTTATATCTGCGTTCGATCAGTCAGGAGAAATTATTAAAACAAACTGCGCTTGAAGGGTACAATGCCATTATCACAAAAGGAAACGTACGTAAATTACGCCCGACTTTATATGATTTATTAGCGCAGGAGGCTCTGGCGTATTTTTCAACCGATGAAAGAAATATTAAAAAGCCCACTTATTCCTTCGAGATAAACAGCGCTTCGGCATATGATCCAGCAGCTGATTTTATTCACCGGAAATTCGAAACCAAGGATACCACCTCACTGGAATTTTACACACTAAAATTGTATCAAAAATTAATTGCTTTCCATATTAATGATAAAACTGCTGATGCTTTAATTGATATAGATTTGCAGCGTTTGCAATATGTGAAGCAAAAATCCGTACATCCGGATAGTGATGAATTGTATTTCATGTCAGTTCGTCATTTGGCGGATCAATATCAAAATACGCCTGCCGCTGCACAGGCCTGGTATTTGACTGCTTTGTGGCACTATGAAAATGGAGTTGGATACCAAGCAAATCAGGATACAACCAATCGTCTTGAGAAAGTAAAAGCAATAGAAATTTGTAATAAGATTATTAAACAAAATTCAAAAACAGAAGGTGGCGTTAATGCACTTAATTTAATGCAAACCATTCAGCGTAAAAGTCTTCAATACACCACGGAAAACGTAAATATTCCAGAGAAACCTTTCCGAATGCTAGTTGAATACCAAAACATTAACAGACTTTATCTTCGTATTATCAGATCTACCGAGGAAATGAAGATTAAAATAAGTTTTGGACTTAGCCCGGAAAATCTTCATCTGTTTACAACCGCTACCTCCATCCGTAGCTGGGAGCAAAACCTTCCTGATACGAAAGATTATCAGGAACATAGTCTTGAAATCAAAGTAGATGCACTGCCTGTTGGAGAATATTTTATCCTCGTAGCTGATAATCCCATATTCCAAAACCCTAAAACGTTGATAGGGCTGCGCCAACTATATATATCTAACATTACTTATGCTCAAAACGGGGACGACCTTTTCCTTTTAAATCGGGATACCGGTCAACCACTTTCACAGGCAAAGGTCAGAATCTGGCAAACGCGAAACGACCGCAATGGTTTAGGTTATCTGAAATTGAAAAGCGATTTATTTGTAGCAGATTACAACGGATATTTAAAAAGAAAGAAGCTTAACGACACTCAAAATCCCATTACGGAGCTGTTGGAGATTACACATGAAAACGATAAACTTTTCATGCAAAAGGAGGCGCATACCTACTACAGGTATTCAGAAGAGGAAACTCCGATGACAAGAAAAACATATCTTTTCACCGACCGGAGTATTTACCGCCCCGGACAGATGGTTTATTACAAGGGAATCGTCACCAATAGCAATGCTTCTACTTCCCAACCGGATATTGATACTGACATTCCGGTTATATTGAAAAATACCAATTGGGAGGAAGTTGAAAAAACCATTGTTCGTGTCAATGACTTTGGAGGTTTTTCAGGCAAATTCCAGTTACCAACAAATACTCTGAACGGTGCATTCAGTCTTTATGTTGACGAAAATAGCAGTGTTACTATTTACGTGGAAGATTATAAAAGGCCCAAATTTGCAATAGCCTTCGATTCACTAAAAACTACATACAAACTTAACGATTCTATCAGGATTAACGGAGCAGCAATTGCCTATGCCGGAAATACTATTGATGCGGCAAAAGTTTCTTACCGTGTCGTCAGGAATACAAGTCATCTTTATAATTCATATGATAAACATATGACTCTACCAAGTTTTCCTGTTGACATTACACATGGAGAGATCACAACAGCACAATCAGGAAAATTCTCAATTGCCTTTCAGGCTACTCCGGATTTGAAAATCAGTAAAAATATTGAACCCATTTTTCATTTTACCATTCATGCGAACGTTACCGATAGTAATGGCGAAACCAGAAGTGAAGAAATTACTGTGTCAGTAGGTTACAAATCCATTATTCTAAAAACTGACATTTCCGATAAAATCCAGACAGACACTCTTAAAAATTTCGCTATACGGACTGAAAATATGAATGGTGTATTTACAGAGTCTGACGTAAAAATAAAAATGATTCGTCTTATGCCTGAAAACAGACTTATCAGAGAGCGGTTATGGAAAAGACCAGATCTTTTTGTGATGTCCAAAGCAGAATTCATTTCACTTTTCCCTAATGACGAATATGATAATGAATCAGATTTTGAAAATTGGCCCGAACAGCAAGTTGTTTTTGAGAAAACAAAAAGATTAAGCCCGGATAAAGGATTTAATGTTTCCGAAACAAAATTTGATGCTGGTTTTTACAAATTAGAAATTACTGCAATTCATTTGGGGGAAGAAATTAAAGACATAAAGTTCGTTGAAATTATTGATCCGAAAAGTGGTAAAACGAACCGACCTGAATACTTGACTATCAAAGAGAGCAATCCTATCCAACCTGGTGAAAAAACAACCTTTGAAATCGGATCTTCAGCAAATCAGGTTTTTGTAATTAAGAGCTCCTCCTGGAAAGAAAAAGGCTCATACCCATATTCATTTTTTTCAATAAATAATGAAAAAAGAATATTTGAATTTTCAGTGACAGAAGCTGATCGCAGAAGTTATTCAGTTGATTATTTATTTGTCAAACATAACAGGATTTACGCACATGACGAAGTTGTGAAGGTTCCCTGGCTCAATAAAGATCTCCAAATTGAATATCTCACATTTCGAGATAAAACACTACCAGGAAGTAAGGAGAAATGGAAGATAAAAATCACTGGTTATAAAAAAGAGAAAGTAGCGGCAGAAATGCTCGCATCTATGTACGACACTTCATTGGATCAATTTCATCCAAATCAGTGGATCAAACCCGACTTGTGGCGGGAAATATTAGATAATGACGCGTGGAATTCTTTTGATAATTTTTCGGATGGAGCAGCAATTACCAATTTATCCGATTATTTGATTCCAAGCATGTCTTTGAACAAAATATATGATGAGTTTTTCTGGCAAAACTTTGGGCGGATAGTTTTTAAGGGAAACAAAGGAAAGACTATAAATCGAAATACACTGGCAGAAAAAGTACCTGGTGTAAACCTGGAATCGAGTTTAGCAGTTGTACAATTAGCTGATGAACAACATGCTAAAATGGAAAGTCCCGTCATTCCAGACAAACCTGCTATTAAAAAAGAGATTACTAATAACATCCGTAAAAACTTCAGCGAAACCGCTTTTTTCTTCCCGGATTTATTAACAAATGAAAAGGGAGAAATTGAATTTTCATTTACCATGCCGGAAGCGTTAACACGCTGGAAATTTCAGGCGCTGGCGCATACAAAAGAATTGGCTTTGGGATATAGTTCGAAGGAAATTATTACTCAGAAAGATCTGATGGTTCAACCAAATGCACCAAGATTTTTGCGGGAAGGTGATAAAATCTCGTTCAGTTCAAAAGTTGTAAATCTTGCTGATAAGGAACTGAGCGGAACGGTTACCTTTCAATTGTTTGATACGGAAACGAATCAATCAGTGGATGAAATTTTCAAGAATACTTCATTTTCACAGTCATTTATTTTAAAAGGTAAAGAAAGTAAAACAATACAATTCCCGATTGAAGTACCTGAAAATTTCTCCAAAACATTGACCTGGCGGATCATCGCTAAATCCGGTTCTTATTCAGATGGCGAAGAAAACTTTTTGCCGGTTCTTAGCAACAGAATTCTGGTAACAGAAACGCTTCCGTTGTCAACCAAAGGAAATGGCAGTAAGAATTTTAAATTTGAAAAACTGATAAACTCAGGAAATTCCAAAACGTTATCCAACCTGTCACTTTCGGCTGAGTTTACAACAAATCCGGCCTGGTACGCAGTGCAGGCTTTACCGTATCTGGCAAAAAGTCGTTTTGATTGTGCCGAGCAAATTTGGAACAGATATTATGCCAATGCCTTGGCTGCAAATATTGTCCAAATGTCCCCACGAATATCGAAAATTTTCGAGACCTGGCGAACTCTGGATACAACTGCGCTGCATGGCAATCTGCAAAAAAATCAGGAATTGAAATCCATATTTTTAGAAGAAACGCCGTGGGTATTAGCTGCGAAAACAGAAAATCAGCAAAAGAAAAATATTGCTTTGTTATTCGATCTGAACAAGATCAGTAATGATTTACAATCCAATTTTGCAAAGCTCGAACAAATGCAAAATCCGAACGGTGCTTTTAGCTGGTTCAAAGGCGGACCGGATGACCGTTATATGACACAATATATTTTGTCGGGAATAGGCCATTTGAGAAAAATAAGCGGGAAAGGCAAAAGTATGGATGTAAAAATGGAAACGCTTATGCGTAAAGGAATTCAGTTTCTGGATCAAAAGATCAAAGAAGATTATGATTTTCTGGTAAAAGAGAAAACTGATTTAAACAAACTTTCGGCTGGTCCAAATGCTATTCAATATTTGTATATGCGTAGCTTTTTCCCTGAAATTGAAATACCAAAAACATCCCAAAAAGCCTGGAATTATTTTCATGACCGGGCAAAACTCAACTGGCTTTCACAATCCAAATATTTACAAGGACTTACAGCCCTGGCTCTTTTCAAAACCGGTGAAAAAGAAATTGCAAAAGCCATTTTAAAATCGTTGAAAGAGACGGCGATTACTAATGAAGAAATGGGAATGTACTGGAAAAGTAATCAGCAAGGCTGGTGGTGGTACGAAGCGCCCGTTGAAAGACAAGCGTTATTGATTGAAGCATTTCAGGAAATAAATCAGGATTCAAAAACGGTAAATGATTTGAAAACCTGGCTGCTAAAAAACAAGCAAACCAATAACTGGGAAAGTACAAAAGCTACCGCAGAAGCCTGCTACGCCCTGCTTTTACAGGGAACTGATATTTTGAATCAGGAGTCTGTGATTACTTTAAACCTGGGAGAATTGAGTTTAAAATCGACCGATCAGAAACAGGAAGCGGGAACAGGATATTTCAAAACAATTGTTGACGGGACGAAAATCAAGCCTGAAATGGGAAATGTGAAAATTGAGGTGAACACAAATTCATCATCCAATCTCCCTGCCTGGGGCGCTGTTTACTGGCAGTATTTTGAAAATGCAGATAAAGTAACTTCCGCAGAAACTTCACTGAAATTAGCTAAACAGCTTTTCATAGAAAGAAACTCCGATAAAGGTCCGGTGCTGTCTCTTGTTAAAGAAGGTGACAAACTTCATGTCGGCGATAAAATAAATGTCCGCATTGAGCTTCGCGCCGACCGTGACATGGAATATGTGCATATGAAAGATCTCCGCGCTGCTGCTTTTGAACCTGTAAATGTGCTGAGCGGTTATAAGTGGAAAGGAGGATTGGGCTATTATGAAAGTACACGGGACGCCAGTACAGATTTCTTTTTTGACCATTTAAGACAAGGCACTTATGTTTTTGAATACCCATTATTTGTGACACATGACGGAAATTTTGCCAATGGTATTACGAATATTGAATGTATGTATGCACCGGAATTTTCAGGGCATAGTGATGGAGTGAGGGTTGAGGTAGGACGGTAA
- a CDS encoding GNAT family N-acetyltransferase has protein sequence MIFREARIDDIPQIQVVRHAVKENILSDPSLVTDQDCIEYLTVRGKGWVCEIDNQIIGFSIADLKDNNIWALFLKPEFEKRGIGRQLHDQMLNWYFSKKTETVWLSTTPGTKADQFYRRCGWTETGNYGTSQIRFEMTFEKWSDSR, from the coding sequence ATGATTTTCAGAGAAGCCAGAATAGATGACATTCCGCAAATCCAGGTCGTCAGACATGCTGTGAAAGAAAATATTTTGTCCGATCCGAGTCTTGTCACGGACCAGGATTGCATAGAATATTTAACGGTAAGAGGGAAAGGATGGGTTTGTGAAATTGACAATCAAATCATTGGATTTTCCATCGCTGATTTGAAAGACAATAACATCTGGGCCCTTTTTTTGAAACCCGAATTTGAAAAACGAGGAATCGGAAGACAGCTTCATGACCAGATGCTAAACTGGTATTTTTCGAAAAAAACCGAAACCGTTTGGCTCAGTACTACTCCCGGAACCAAGGCTGATCAATTTTATAGAAGATGCGGCTGGACAGAAACTGGCAACTATGGAACAAGCCAGATCAGGTTTGAAATGACTTTTGAAAAATGGTCAGATTCCCGGTGA
- a CDS encoding methyltransferase family protein, with protein MNLIFTIIYLIWFLSETLLNRLLRSKSTDKQNADKNSLLIIWVTVVAAIILAVYISVKYYFPIYPDNIIRYVGLGIILLGIVLRIAAVLQLGKFFTVDVTIREDHKLKKDGLYKYLRHPSYFASLITFIGFGISINSWPGLVLIVVAVMMVFIFRIKIEEKILIGQFGAEYLEYKKSTKGIIPFVY; from the coding sequence ATGAACCTCATTTTTACTATTATTTACCTGATATGGTTTTTGTCCGAAACCTTGTTGAACCGGTTACTACGTTCTAAAAGTACGGACAAGCAAAATGCGGATAAAAACTCCTTATTGATAATTTGGGTGACTGTGGTTGCTGCCATCATTTTAGCCGTTTACATTTCCGTTAAATACTATTTCCCCATTTATCCGGATAATATTATTCGATATGTGGGGTTAGGAATTATCTTACTTGGTATTGTTTTGAGAATTGCTGCGGTGTTACAACTAGGTAAATTTTTTACTGTCGATGTCACAATACGTGAAGATCATAAACTTAAAAAGGACGGATTGTATAAATATTTGCGTCATCCCTCCTACTTCGCCTCGTTGATAACTTTTATAGGATTTGGGATTTCAATCAACAGCTGGCCAGGATTGGTTTTAATCGTGGTTGCAGTCATGATGGTATTTATTTTTCGTATCAAAATTGAAGAGAAAATTTTAATCGGCCAGTTTGGTGCCGAATATCTGGAATACAAGAAAAGTACAAAGGGAATTATTCCATTTGTTTATTAA